One segment of Spiroplasma cantharicola DNA contains the following:
- a CDS encoding aminotransferase class V-fold PLP-dependent enzyme, protein MNFKDNFSYFKNNSQEIYFDSAATSIKFDKVIQAQSDYDLKIGANTHNNLFNNAYKANEMLNDTRIKIAKFIGIEDKNEIIFTSGTTHSLNQLAFGMRNYLKANDEILVTKLEHSSNLLPWMVLAQEEKLKLDYLELNENFLIDVSKIKNKVTKKTKVISFAMNSNTIAGLNDVKKIVKEIRKLNKNIIIVLDLAQSIKQNKISIKDLDVDCVAFSAHKIYGPFGLGILWARKEILEFLKPIFYGGGNNTSIGINNYKLAPIPEKFEAGTLNLSAIYAFNICLDVLEDLKIDKMIAYEEELKKYFRSKVKKIDHSKFEFYNLENDQPIVLFNLKNVNSQDFGAFLNKKYNISVRVGKHCSRLANELFKVSSTIRASFSIYNTKEDIDKFIEALKDCDNWVNEIL, encoded by the coding sequence ATGAATTTTAAAGATAATTTTTCATATTTTAAGAATAATAGTCAAGAGATTTACTTTGATTCAGCAGCAACATCAATTAAATTTGATAAGGTTATACAAGCTCAAAGCGACTATGATTTAAAAATTGGTGCAAATACCCACAATAATTTATTTAATAATGCTTATAAAGCTAATGAAATGCTTAATGATACTAGAATTAAAATAGCCAAATTTATTGGTATTGAAGATAAAAATGAAATTATATTTACAAGTGGAACAACTCATTCATTAAATCAATTAGCATTTGGTATGAGAAATTATTTAAAAGCAAATGATGAAATTTTAGTTACAAAATTGGAGCATTCATCTAATTTATTGCCTTGGATGGTTTTAGCCCAAGAGGAAAAATTGAAGTTAGATTATTTAGAATTAAATGAAAATTTTTTGATAGATGTTTCTAAAATTAAAAATAAAGTAACTAAAAAAACTAAAGTTATTTCTTTTGCAATGAATTCCAATACAATTGCTGGATTAAATGATGTAAAAAAGATAGTTAAAGAAATTAGAAAATTAAATAAGAATATAATAATAGTTTTGGATTTAGCACAATCAATAAAACAAAATAAAATTAGTATTAAAGATTTAGATGTTGATTGTGTTGCATTTTCTGCTCATAAAATTTATGGACCTTTTGGATTGGGTATTTTATGAGCAAGAAAAGAAATTTTAGAATTTTTAAAACCTATTTTTTATGGTGGGGGCAATAATACAAGTATTGGTATTAATAATTATAAATTAGCACCAATTCCTGAAAAGTTTGAAGCAGGAACTCTTAACTTGTCAGCAATTTATGCTTTTAATATTTGTTTAGATGTGCTAGAAGATTTAAAAATAGATAAAATGATTGCTTATGAAGAGGAATTAAAAAAATATTTTAGAAGTAAAGTCAAGAAAATTGACCATTCAAAATTTGAATTTTATAATCTTGAAAATGATCAACCAATTGTTTTGTTTAATTTAAAAAATGTAAATTCTCAAGATTTTGGAGCGTTTCTAAATAAAAAATATAATATCTCAGTAAGAGTTGGAAAGCACTGCTCAAGATTAGCAAATGAACTTTTTAAAGTCAGTTCTACAATAAGAGCAAGTTTTTCAATTTATAACACAAAAGAAGATATTGATAAGTTCATTGAAGCTTTAAAAGATTGTGATAATTGAGTTAATGAAATTTTATAA
- a CDS encoding iron-sulfur cluster assembly scaffold protein translates to MFDKNDKIQLRQIIMEHYTQPDFKGLIKNDKSIIKFQDSPTCADEINVQLLIEGEKIVEARFEGNACAISTASTDILCSKLLNLTRQDAQKQLVNYFNMIAGNDYDEDILDELIAFWEINKQGNRINCALLGADGLKWILNKEV, encoded by the coding sequence ATGTTTGATAAAAATGATAAGATTCAATTAAGGCAAATAATTATGGAGCATTATACGCAACCAGATTTTAAAGGCCTTATTAAAAATGATAAATCAATTATTAAATTTCAAGATTCACCAACTTGTGCTGATGAAATTAATGTTCAATTATTAATTGAAGGTGAAAAAATTGTAGAGGCAAGATTTGAAGGCAATGCTTGTGCTATTTCAACTGCTTCAACTGATATCTTATGCTCAAAACTACTAAATTTAACTCGTCAAGATGCTCAAAAGCAACTTGTCAATTATTTTAATATGATAGCGGGCAATGATTATGATGAAGATATTTTAGATGAATTAATAGCTTTTTGAGAAATAAATAAGCAAGGCAATAGAATTAATTGTGCTCTTTTAGGAGCAG